The following is a genomic window from Pedobacter sp. KBS0701.
TGAAACGAGCTGAAGCAACAGAGAGCGATTTACTAAATGCCAGAAAGATTTTGTCGGGAATACTTCAGGATAAAACAACAGCCGATTCGGTTGATAAAGCACTGATGCAGAAATTTCCCAACGGCAGTTTAGCAAGATTAGCAGCTTTTAAAGCCATACCCAGAGGCAACGATATGAATGTAATGCTGGCTGGGTTTAAAAAGTTTTTAGCTGATTTTCCAGAGACCGGAACAAATAAAACATTTAATGAAGAGAATCGGATCAATTACGATGTCATTAAACAAAACATTATTATTTTTAGTAGCTACGTTGAAAAAAATTATGCTGACCTGGATAAATATTTAAATGGACTTTCTTTTGGAATGGTTAACTTTCTCTACTATAAAATTGTAGATATTCCATTGAAAAGAAAAGAAGTAGATGAAAAAACCTTACTTCAAATTTCGGAAAAGCTAGTGAAGAGACTGGAGTTTATCAGATCAGATAAGCCAGAAGAATATGGTTATTTATCTAATAAAGAATGGGTCGGAATGGTCAATAACGCATTGGCAACGCAAATTTCTACTGATCACATTCATCTTTTAAATCGTGCAGGAAAATACCCGGTTGCTTTAAAGTATGCCGGTATTGCACAACCCATTTTAGGCTATAAGAGCGCCGCATTTAATAATGAACTTTCCATAACACTAAATCATTTAAAAGAAAATAAAAGGCTCGCAGTGTTATTGGAAAGAAGCATTTATGAAAATCAGGCGAGTACAGAAATGATTGCTTTGTTGAAGTCTTCATATATAAAAGCCAAAGGTAGTGAATTGGGATTTGACACTTATCTTGAAGGTCTTAAAAACTCTACTGGAAGCAAAAAAATGCAGGCTGAAATATTAAGGCATAAAATTGAGGCGCCCATGGTAGATTTCGCCATGCAGGATTTGAAAGGAAAAATTGTGAAATTAAGTGATTTAAAAGGTAAAACCGTGGTGATGGATTTCTGGGCAACCTGGTGTATTCCCTGCAAAGCGTCTTTTCCGGGAATGAAGCTTGCCGTTGATAGATATGCCAAAGACCCTAATGTGGTTTTCTATTTTGTAGATACTGAAGAAAGGGGCGACAGCTATAAAAAGGAAGTTTCTGATTATATTAAGTCAAATAATTACCCTTTCAATGTATTGTTCGATAATATGGCAGCAGATGGTAAAGCTACCGGCGAGGTTTTGGACAGATATTGTAAAGCATTTAAAATCTCAGGTATTCCACAGAAGCTTGTTATTGATCAAAATGGTATTATTAGATTTCAGTCAACTGGCTTCAATGGAAGCGCAACGCAACTGGCTGATGAAATTTCAATGATGGTAGATAGCACAAAAGCAATCAAATGATAAGCAAACTAATTTTTGGCTTTGCCCTGCTTTGTAATATGGTTTCGTTTGCGCAAACAACAAAAATTGTTTGCGACAGCGTAACATTTAAAAGTACAGATGGAAAAATTACTTTCGGAGGCACATTTAGTAAACCTGAAGGAAAAAAATCTTTCCCTACAGTTGTGATTGTTTCTGGAACCGGAAAGCAGGATCGGGACGGTACCATGGCGGGGCATAAAATTTTTCTGGAAATTGCCAGCTATCTTAATAAAAATGGCATTGCAGTTCTTAGAACCGACGACCGCGGAACAGGCAAAACTAACGGCACCTATGAAACTGCAACTACAAAAGATTTTGCCGACGATGCATTAGCTGCCATTACCTATCTGCACACCAGAACGGATATCAATCGTGCGAAGATTGGTTTAATGGGGCATAGTGAAGGTGGAGCGGTAATATCGCTTGCAGCTGCGAGGAGCAAAGAGGTAAAGTTTCTCATCAGTCTGGCCGGATTGGCCATGGGCGGGTTTGATGCCCAGATCAAACAGAACGAAGACCTGGTTGCCCACTCGGCCTTGCCCGACTATGATAAAAAACGTTCGAATGATATCAATCGCATCATGTTTGAAACTGCATTAAGATATGCGAATTCTGATAGTATGGAAGTGAAGTTAAATGACGCTTACAAACGTTGGAAGTTAAAGGATGATATTTATTTCAAAACTTTAAATATACAGTTCGATCATTTCCGATTCCCGGTATATAGTTTTATTAACAACTCAACAGGGCCCTGGTACCGCTATTTTATTCAGTATGATGCCAAAAGAACCATAGCTAAAATTAAAGTGCCTATTCTGGCTTTAAACGGCGATAAGGATTTGATGGTAGCCGCGGATGAGAATTTGTCTAACTGGAAAAATTATTCTTTAACGGGAGGAAATAAGAAAGTAACCACAATGAAGTTGCCTGGTTTAAATCATTTGTTTTTAGCCTGTGTAACGTGTGATAATGCCGAAATTTCAAAAATTAAAACTGGTTTTTCTGAGGATGCATTGTTGATCATCAAAAATTGGATAAAAAAAACGATTCAGTAATTCAGGTAATATTAAGATTAGTATAGTTAATGATTAGATCAATGGCCAGGATGGATATTCTGGCCTTAGTTTTGAAAGCGTTAACGAAATTATAATCATTATCCGGTCGGATAATTGGAATGTAGGGAATATTATGATCCGGATCAAATGATTAAGTTCAAAAAAATTGTCTTCTCAAATCCTGACTATCTATTCAAGATTTACTGAACAAATCACTTTGTTTTTCCTTCAAAAAGATCGGTAGTAACAAGTACTAAAACGAAAAGATTGGCCTAGTAACTTTTCAAAAACATATTCGCTTGGAAATGATATGAACCTCAATTCTGTTATTAATATTCCTCTAAAAGGCTACTACAGACATTTTCGTTCATAGCCGTCATCCCGAGACCTGTAGCGCAGCTGAAAGCTACGAAGTAAACCAAGCCCTAATGCGGGCTCATCAAGGTAATTTATTTCTGGAGCTTAATAGCAGGAAACATGAGGCCGTATCAAAAGTAAAATCTAGCAGTTGCGGCCGGAATTTAATTTTGCTCTGGGTCATTCTCGCGCAGATGGACCACGCGGTGTTCAGCGACGCTAATCTTAAATTGCTTTGCAATCGCATTAGAATTCTCAATTAAATTGGGGATGACGATGTATCAAAATATAATTGTTTAGCGGAGCCAGCTTAAATCTTTTTGATAAAGCCTTAAGGCAATCGCGCTAACTTAACGGCTTAAAATCAGTCAGTATGAATAAACATTAACCGAACTCAGGTTAATAACTTTTCAATGGCATTCTTCCTTGCAGTTGGCCTAATTAAAGAGATGTTAACCCAATATCTCCGTTAACTGGTTTTTGAATTGTCACCAAATCAACTTTGTCAAAGTGGAGAAAAGCAAATTTTAAATAAAAAATCGTTTATAATCATAGCTTGAGAGGCGGTATATGTTCATTTGTTGAACATTTGTCTTGTAATATTATTCAATTGTCGAAGCTTAGACGGATGTGTGTTTCTACTTTTGAGGCAATAAAAGACAAGAAAAAATGCGACCGTCGGTATTTGCTTTCTTGCTCTCTAAATAACCAAATAGTTCGTCTGCCAAGTATGTAGTTGATATTAGCCCAAAATTTATAGTCTGGATTTGGATGGCGTATGAACAACCTGGTAGTTGATTTAAAACCAATTAATAATGAGAATGACTAAAATTTTTACTAAAATCCCCATTTTTATCGTTATCCTGCTATTCTCTTTGTCTGTAGCAGCGCAAGAAATTACGGTTTCAGGCCGTGTGACAGATAAAGCCGGGGGGGCATTACCCGGAGTTTCAGTATCGCAGTTAAGCACTACAAAAGGTGCTACTACCAATCAGGATGGTGTGTATAAAATATCGGTTCCGCCAGGGGCTATCTTAAAATTTTCTTCTTTAGGCTTTGTTGCACAATTAATCACCGTAAATAATAAAAAGGTAATTGATGTGCAGTTAAAGGCGGACGTAAAGAACCTGGACGAAGTAGTGGTACAGGTGGGGTATTCCACGATGCGCAAAAGCGATTTGACCGGCGCTGTATCCTCTATCGGGTCGGACGTGTTTGCTAACTCAGTGGTCACTACATTGGATCAGGCCTTACAAGGGCGGATAGCGGGACTGCAAAGCACGATGAATTCCGGTGTACCCGGTGGCGGAAGTTCTGTCCAGATTCGTGGGGTTAATTCCATTAACAGCACCAACGAGCCCATCTATGTGATTGATGGGGTGATCATCAGCGGGCGAACAGGAAACAACGATGTTAACCCCTTGGCCAGCATCAACTCGAATGATATCGCAAGTGTTGAAGTTTTAAAAGATGCTTCGGCCACTGCTATATATGGATCTCAAGGGGCTAATGGAGTCGTGTTGATCACCATGAAAAAGGGAAAGAACGCCAGCCCTGTTCTAAGTTTTAATGCGAGGTATGGGCTTGAAAAGCTGCCGAAGCTTATCAATATGATGAACCTCAGCGAATACGCGCAACACCACAATGATTTTTCGGATGTGCTTGGTTATGGCCGGAGAGCAGACTTTAGTTTTCCGGAGTATCTTGGCGAAGGCACTAACTGGCAGAAAGAATTGTTTAAGACTGCACCTATGCAATCTTACGATTTGTCTGTCCGCGGTGGTAATAAGGCATCTACCTATAGCGTTTCAGGAGGTTATTTGAACCAGGATGCCATTGTGCTGGGTGCTAATTATAAAAGGTTTGTTTTCCGTGTAAATATGGATAACGAAATTCAGCCCTGGGCCAAAATAGGCGCTACGGTCAATGTTACTCAGGATAAGCAAAGCACAGCGATCTCCACATTCGGAGCAGTAGGTAATGCGCTGTTTCAAAGTCCGGCAGTTCCGATTCGTAATGCCGATGGTTCATTTGCCGGTCCAACTTCAGACCTTGATGCCAATACCCTTGGTTTTTCAAATCCGGTTGCGTTAGCGATGTTAAATACCCGGACCAGGGAGCGTTTTGATACCCGTGGTAATTTGTATTTGCAATTGCTTCCGGCAAAGGGAATCAATTTCAGAACCGAGGTGAATGTTGATGCCAACACAGATAATTTCCTGCAGTTTTTGCCGGCCTACCAGTTCGGCGCGTCAATCAAGGCCAATACAGAAAACAAACACGATAAAACGTATAACTTTTACCTGGGATGGAAGAATATCCTGAACATAGATAAATCCTTTGGTGCAAATCATCGTACAAGTTTAATGCTTGGGCAGGAGATGATCAGCAGGAGAGGCGATTACCTGACCGGGAGCCGTCAGTATGGCTCTAACGAACTTACAGGATTAGACGCAGGAGATGCTAATTACGCCACAAACAATGGAAGCGGATATAACTCCAGGCTGATGTCATTTTTTGGTCGTGCTACTTACAATTACAAAGATAGGTATTTGTTTACCGGAACGATGCGTTGGGATGGCTCGTCAAATTTTGCTCCAGGTCAGCAGTGGGGCGCTTTTCCATCGGCAGCAATAGCATGGCGTCTCTCTGAAGAGCCTTTTTTCAAGTCGCTTAAGGGAACCATCAGCAACGCCAAATTAAGGCTTAGCTACGGTATTGTGGGTAACTCAAATGTAGCCGCCTTTGCCTATGACAGTAACCTGTCCAATATACGTACTAATAGTCAGGGTACCGGTTTACAAACCGCAAATATCTCAAATCCTAACCTGACCTGGGAAACTACAAAATCCTGGAATGCAGGTATGGACCTGACGATATTAAATAACCGGGTTGAACTGGTATTTGATTCATACATTAAAAAGACCGACGACTTGCTTCTTCGGTTAAGTCTGCCTGCCTTTACCGGTACATCTGACATTCCCGGCTCTGCGCAAGCACCCTGGTATAATATAGGCGCCCTTCAAAATAAGGGTTTCGAATTTACTGTAAATACAAGGAATATTACCAGGGATAACTTCAGCTGGAAAACTACGGCCATCTTTACCTATAACCGGAACCTAGTTACCCGCATGAATACTGCTACAGCGAGCATTCCAATGTACGATACGTCGAACGGAAAAAATATCATCACCTCTACAAGTGCAGGAAGTGCGGTAAGCCAGTTTTATGCTTATCAAATGATCGGGCGTATTAACTCCGCCGCTGACTTTTTGAAAGATAATGGCAATGGTACAAGCACCGTAATTACCCCAACTTTTAAATATAAAACCGGTACCATAATCAATAACAACGATCCAACGCTGATTACATCAACTTACATAGGAGATTTGCTGTTTGCGGATGTTAACCATGATGGTATTGTTAATGAGAGAGATATTACCAATGTGGGTAGCCCATTTCCGAATTTTACTTTTGGCCTTACCAACAGCTTTTCTTATAAGAATTTTGATTTCAGCTTTTTCTTTAACGGATCTGTTGGTGGCAAGGTATTCAATATCCTTAGAAGCCGGACTGACGATCCCAGAAGTCTTTCCAATGTTAGTGAAATTGTAACCAACTATGCCAGATTAGGTTACAAAGACGGTAATTCGGCAAATACCAATATCTGGAATGTTTACGTGTTGCCGGGAGCAAACCCCAGTTTAGGCAGAATGTCTGTTCAAAACACGAATAATAGCATTTTTAGCGATAGTTATGTAGAAGATGCTTCTTATTTACGACTTCAAAACGTTTCACTAGGCTACAAGTTCCCTACCAAGCTTTTGGAAAAGTTCTTTATTAAAAGCGTACGTGTTTATACTAACCTGCAAAATGTCTTCACATTCAGTAAATATAGTGGGTATGACCCGGAAGTGGGTTCACTTAACGGTCAAAATATGCTCACTTATGGTGTAGATGGCGGTAGAATACCCTCATCCCGTTTTTACACATTTGGTTT
Proteins encoded in this region:
- a CDS encoding TlpA disulfide reductase family protein, whose amino-acid sequence is MKKQIKSLVVLSVVFLFFNTTSAQTKPNFRSVPEIVNNGDTIKVEYDASKTLLKGRKAVSAVMYSYQDYKWYAKDITLTGFENNWSVSIIVPKDCGLLAFKFKSDTLVDNNRDQGYFLMMHDKKRKGLMAKGAYAGWGLSRSPKYGMDIPNYIKFKGISDSATYHWLNQEISYNQESKSVLVYPYALAAKATFKDDAFPRLQRVLAYLKRAEATESDLLNARKILSGILQDKTTADSVDKALMQKFPNGSLARLAAFKAIPRGNDMNVMLAGFKKFLADFPETGTNKTFNEENRINYDVIKQNIIIFSSYVEKNYADLDKYLNGLSFGMVNFLYYKIVDIPLKRKEVDEKTLLQISEKLVKRLEFIRSDKPEEYGYLSNKEWVGMVNNALATQISTDHIHLLNRAGKYPVALKYAGIAQPILGYKSAAFNNELSITLNHLKENKRLAVLLERSIYENQASTEMIALLKSSYIKAKGSELGFDTYLEGLKNSTGSKKMQAEILRHKIEAPMVDFAMQDLKGKIVKLSDLKGKTVVMDFWATWCIPCKASFPGMKLAVDRYAKDPNVVFYFVDTEERGDSYKKEVSDYIKSNNYPFNVLFDNMAADGKATGEVLDRYCKAFKISGIPQKLVIDQNGIIRFQSTGFNGSATQLADEISMMVDSTKAIK
- a CDS encoding S9 family peptidase, with translation MISKLIFGFALLCNMVSFAQTTKIVCDSVTFKSTDGKITFGGTFSKPEGKKSFPTVVIVSGTGKQDRDGTMAGHKIFLEIASYLNKNGIAVLRTDDRGTGKTNGTYETATTKDFADDALAAITYLHTRTDINRAKIGLMGHSEGGAVISLAAARSKEVKFLISLAGLAMGGFDAQIKQNEDLVAHSALPDYDKKRSNDINRIMFETALRYANSDSMEVKLNDAYKRWKLKDDIYFKTLNIQFDHFRFPVYSFINNSTGPWYRYFIQYDAKRTIAKIKVPILALNGDKDLMVAADENLSNWKNYSLTGGNKKVTTMKLPGLNHLFLACVTCDNAEISKIKTGFSEDALLIIKNWIKKTIQ
- a CDS encoding TonB-dependent receptor; its protein translation is MRMTKIFTKIPIFIVILLFSLSVAAQEITVSGRVTDKAGGALPGVSVSQLSTTKGATTNQDGVYKISVPPGAILKFSSLGFVAQLITVNNKKVIDVQLKADVKNLDEVVVQVGYSTMRKSDLTGAVSSIGSDVFANSVVTTLDQALQGRIAGLQSTMNSGVPGGGSSVQIRGVNSINSTNEPIYVIDGVIISGRTGNNDVNPLASINSNDIASVEVLKDASATAIYGSQGANGVVLITMKKGKNASPVLSFNARYGLEKLPKLINMMNLSEYAQHHNDFSDVLGYGRRADFSFPEYLGEGTNWQKELFKTAPMQSYDLSVRGGNKASTYSVSGGYLNQDAIVLGANYKRFVFRVNMDNEIQPWAKIGATVNVTQDKQSTAISTFGAVGNALFQSPAVPIRNADGSFAGPTSDLDANTLGFSNPVALAMLNTRTRERFDTRGNLYLQLLPAKGINFRTEVNVDANTDNFLQFLPAYQFGASIKANTENKHDKTYNFYLGWKNILNIDKSFGANHRTSLMLGQEMISRRGDYLTGSRQYGSNELTGLDAGDANYATNNGSGYNSRLMSFFGRATYNYKDRYLFTGTMRWDGSSNFAPGQQWGAFPSAAIAWRLSEEPFFKSLKGTISNAKLRLSYGIVGNSNVAAFAYDSNLSNIRTNSQGTGLQTANISNPNLTWETTKSWNAGMDLTILNNRVELVFDSYIKKTDDLLLRLSLPAFTGTSDIPGSAQAPWYNIGALQNKGFEFTVNTRNITRDNFSWKTTAIFTYNRNLVTRMNTATASIPMYDTSNGKNIITSTSAGSAVSQFYAYQMIGRINSAADFLKDNGNGTSTVITPTFKYKTGTIINNNDPTLITSTYIGDLLFADVNHDGIVNERDITNVGSPFPNFTFGLTNSFSYKNFDFSFFFNGSVGGKVFNILRSRTDDPRSLSNVSEIVTNYARLGYKDGNSANTNIWNVYVLPGANPSLGRMSVQNTNNSIFSDSYVEDASYLRLQNVSLGYKFPTKLLEKFFIKSVRVYTNLQNVFTFSKYSGYDPEVGSLNGQNMLTYGVDGGRIPSSRFYTFGLDMNF